The following coding sequences are from one Granulicella arctica window:
- the pstA gene encoding phosphate ABC transporter permease PstA codes for MSTQPINFQTKSMRLNTARRNATNYFISGLSIFATILVIAPLVAILFYLVYKGASSLNLAFFTHIPKPVGEEGGGMANSIIGSGVVLTLASSMGVPVGIAAGVYLSEFGRGKLLANLIRFTADVLNGVPSIVMGIAIYSLVVMQQKHFSALAGGIALAIMMVPTITRTTEEMLATVPHAVREAALGLGVPKWRTVLSVSLRTASPGIITGCMLAFARVAGETAPLLFTAFGNQFWSFKLNEPIAALPLQIYVYAISPYDEWHRLAWAGSLVLIVLIMVSVTLVRIFANRGALKGAS; via the coding sequence ATGAGCACACAACCAATCAACTTTCAGACAAAGTCGATGCGGCTCAATACGGCCCGCCGCAATGCGACCAACTACTTCATCAGTGGACTCTCGATCTTTGCCACCATCCTTGTCATTGCTCCCCTCGTAGCAATTCTGTTCTATCTGGTCTATAAGGGGGCGAGTTCGCTGAACCTGGCCTTCTTCACACACATACCCAAGCCGGTAGGCGAAGAGGGTGGCGGTATGGCGAACTCGATTATTGGATCGGGCGTTGTGTTGACGCTCGCGAGTTCGATGGGAGTTCCCGTTGGTATCGCAGCGGGTGTTTATTTATCGGAGTTCGGTCGCGGCAAGCTGCTGGCGAATCTCATTCGGTTTACGGCAGACGTACTGAACGGTGTTCCATCGATCGTGATGGGTATCGCCATCTACTCGCTAGTGGTTATGCAGCAGAAGCACTTCTCTGCATTGGCAGGCGGCATTGCGCTGGCGATCATGATGGTTCCGACCATCACGCGTACCACGGAAGAGATGTTGGCCACTGTGCCGCATGCAGTCAGAGAAGCCGCTCTTGGACTGGGTGTGCCAAAGTGGCGCACTGTGCTTTCGGTGAGCCTGCGTACAGCGTCGCCCGGCATTATTACTGGCTGCATGTTGGCCTTTGCTCGCGTTGCGGGAGAGACCGCTCCGCTGCTTTTTACCGCCTTCGGCAATCAGTTCTGGAGCTTCAAGTTGAATGAGCCCATCGCCGCGCTGCCCCTGCAAATCTACGTGTATGCCATCTCTCCCTATGACGAGTGGCATCGCCTGGCGTGGGCTGGATCGCTCGTTCTGATTGTTCTTATCATGGTTTCAGTCACCCTCGTCCGCATCTTTGCCAACCGCGGCGCACTCAAAGGAGCAAGCTAG